GGTCTGAGATTCACGTACCCGGGAATCGACGGCCAGCCTCCTCCGGGATCCACACCTCTCATCGATGATTTCTCTCTCACCCTCCAGGCCGGTGATCGCTGTCTCCTTGTTGGATCCAATGGCGCTGGTTCGTTCCATTTATGTTTCTTTTCCATCTTCAGGATTTTCTATGGCACTCTGTTTTCGTTAATACTccctgtttggttgccgagaaaatggaggaaaattTTGAGCCAAATATTAATGTTTTCTGTAGTTTAGATTGTAATGGGATTTCTCTGCAATGAAATTGGGATAGTTGAAACCGATAGTCTGACATGTTCAATCCTtagctctgtttggttgctccgaattgaagtaaaactaaaacaatGAAATGGGCTTAGTGGGAACCTACTTTTCCGGTTGGTTGGTGAGAAAAATTTGAAGGTAATTTAGGCAAAATTACATCTCAAAGGCTAATGTTTTGTGGagttaatttgtaatttgtgaTGGATTTTCAGCAATGAGGTGGGCACAAGTGGAACCCCAATATGATGGTTTGTTTATTGAATGATTGTATTATAACATGGGAAGATAATGGAGCAAAGGATATATAAGAAGATAAAGTCCCAAGATTTTTTAtcgtttcttttcctttattgcATTGTCTTAGCAACCTGACTGGAGTAATTAAGATTAAAAGTTCTAATTTGTATGTGTATGTTAAATGACTGTTATTGTAGGTAAAACCACAATTCTGAAGATATTGGGAGGGAAGCACATGGTGGAACCCCATATGGTTCGCGTGCTTGGAAGATCGGCTTTTCATGACACCACATTGACATCTTCTGGTGATCTCAGCTATCTTGGTGGGGAGGTTTGTGTTTTTCCTTTTGCATTGTCTTCAACAATTTAATGAGTCAGACTACATAAAACATAAGCTGgtatgttttatttcttttatagatCTGATTTTGCTGTTTTTAGGTTAACAGTTAACTTGCGAATTTTGCTTAGATGCTCTTAGTCTTTTGTATTAGACATTGAAGAAATTGTTTTTGCATGAAATCCATTTGGGATCAAACTTGCCAAAAACACccacatatttttcttttctatctttctttctttttttttcttttttcttttttttttttttcctttggtaAATTTGAATATATGACTTACCAAATTATGACTTGAACATGCAAGCAAAAatttcagacaaaaaaaaaaaaaattgaaaaatcatattttccccaaatttcctttttttctttttttgtgaattttaagCAGAtatctttcctcttttcttttgatattttgtacCAGTACAAATTCCATTTGAACCCAGATTTGCATGCCTAATAGTGCTCAGTTTTATGTTGCGGATGCTTGAGTATGTTGGAGAACATCCTGTAATAAAATTTAATGGCTTTGATAGTTGTAATCATGttaaccttttcttttcttttccttttttttttttaattttatttttgggaattATTCTTTTGCAGTGGAGGCGAGAAGTTGCTTTTGCAGGGTTTGATGTTCCAATACAAATGGATGTTTCTGCAGAAAAAATGATATATGGTGTTGCAGGGATTGCTCCTGAAAGAAGAGCCGAGTTAATCAAGGTATGATGCACTAAGTTCTTTCCTTGAGATGGAATCTTCATGCATGTGAGCTTAAACTGATAATCTTGCATAGTTTGTGTCTAAATTCATGGATATTATGAAAAGAAAGTGTTCATGTCTAACTCATCAGCAGGAAGAAATTGCCCCAAATATTCAAGAGTTATCAATTATACAAGCCTCAAGTTACAAAAGACATTAACACATACACACCCTAATAATAGATAGCGAGCTGGGACAGGACTCTTTCTCAGATTCTGCTCATAAAACAAAAGCAACTTCTGTGTTGGATGACTCATCTAGGGTTTCTTATGTCATTGGCTAGCAACATGGGACAGGTTTCTTATGATATTCAAGAGAATAATACAATGTTTGAATGGAAATGGAAACAGCGTCTTGGGCATTGGTGATGCATGTAGAAATATTGAATGGAAACAGCATAAGTGGTTCATCTTTCGACATTAGTGATTGTCTATGGTAAAATTGATGTTGTCCCATGTCACGGCTTACAATATGCAACCTGCAGTATAGGCATTTGAGATATTAATCTCATAATCTCATAGAGGATGCACAAGGTAGCTAATGTTCAGAGAAGACTGGTGCAAATTGTATTTGTGAGTCCACAAACAATGTACAGTTGTACCAGCGTCAGGACTGTCATTATGTAACTTGTTTCCTTGGTAACATAGGTACTGGACATCAATCTATCATGGAGGATGCACAAGGCATCTGATGGTCAGAGAAGACGAGTGCAGATTTGTATGGGTCTCCTCAAGCCATTCAaggtatttccataatatataCAATATCTAAGTGCAACCACAATATTTTTTCCCTATTTCTTTATGCACCCACCATCTCACCATGGGTAAATTCTTCGGAATTTGTAtcttaagccttttttttttttttttaaaaaaaaaaaaagcattctcATATTCCTAAATTATTTTAGTTTGCCTCCATGCTTCTCTAGGTTCTTCTTCTTGATGAGATAACAGTTGACCTTGATGTACTAGCGAGGGCTGACCTTCTGAGGTTTCTAAAAAAGGAGTGTGAAGAGCGAGGTGCCACAATCATTTATGCAACACATATATTTGATGGTCTAGAGGACTGGCCATCTCATATTGTATGCCTGggttccttttttcttttttcttccgaAATGTTCTTATTTCCTAAATTTTGGATGAGTTTTCACATTTCCTCAAGATCAAAACTACTATGCTTTCAGGTTTATGTGGCTCATGGGAAGTTGCAATTAGCAATGCGTATGGATAAAGTTAAGGAAAACAGCAAATTGTCattaatggtattttttttttgttccaaaCTTCACAGTAGTTTCTTGCTTTTTTGTAGGTTTTGAATATGCGTTTCCTATCAAATATCATCGAAttatgagtgtgtgtgtgtgtgtaaaagaGTAACTGGGATTGGATTTGCAGAGAACAGTTGAGACTTGGCTGAGGAAAGAACGAGATGAGGACAGgaagagaaggaaagagagaaaggcATGTGGTCTTCCAGAATTCGACAAACAAATCGTAGGAAGCCATGCGACTGGTGATCCAGCCCGTGCTGCTGTTCGTGTAATTAACAATGGCTGGGCCGCAGGGCGGCTGCATTCTACCGTTGCCGGAGAAGACAACTTTCTGTTCAGCTCAAATAGTGTTCTGAGGTCGTAGATGATTTCAACACAAAGGAAGAGTCGTTCATAAAACAACCACTTTGTGGAATCTATTATGCATACTATGCATTTCTTGGGCTCGTATGAATTGGAATGACAACAGAATTTGTTGCATCATTTGCTGTTGGGTAATTATATCTActttgatattattattactaaATGGTGTCAACACATTCAATGGTGTTGTGAAATTATTTCTCGTGTTACTAAATTCTAAGGAGAAAAACAATTGCCACCTTCTTACTAGTGTGCGCTCAGAGCTAAGGTATGATGGTATGTTCTCGTGGGATTGATTCTTCAAAGCCCATAGAGGAATCATCATTTGGTCCTTATTCATACAAAAAATAAGACCACTTGAATATTTGATTTGCAACATaaagtgaataatattaatCGTTGAGTTCGTATAATTTCATCAAAACTACTCTAGAAATACTAAAAACACAATAACATTTAAATTGGTTTTACATTGCATGGATTTCTGTAATACTAGAggatgagaaagaaaaaagaaagttattACCAATTTGTCAAAGAAGTACGACCACTATATCTGAGTTTAAATTTG
Above is a genomic segment from Alnus glutinosa chromosome 12, dhAlnGlut1.1, whole genome shotgun sequence containing:
- the LOC133852771 gene encoding ABC transporter I family member 20 gives rise to the protein MGGEQNSEPTIETNGLRFTYPGIDGQPPPGSTPLIDDFSLTLQAGDRCLLVGSNGAGKTTILKILGGKHMVEPHMVRVLGRSAFHDTTLTSSGDLSYLGGEWRREVAFAGFDVPIQMDVSAEKMIYGVAGIAPERRAELIKVLDINLSWRMHKASDGQRRRVQICMGLLKPFKVLLLDEITVDLDVLARADLLRFLKKECEERGATIIYATHIFDGLEDWPSHIVYVAHGKLQLAMRMDKVKENSKLSLMRTVETWLRKERDEDRKRRKERKACGLPEFDKQIVGSHATGDPARAAVRVINNGWAAGRLHSTVAGEDNFLFSSNSVLRS